In Acaryochloris marina S15, a single genomic region encodes these proteins:
- a CDS encoding LysR family transcriptional regulator → MEVAERGSFTEAAIALNLSQPTVSQQVQRLERMVGVKLLHRRSNKVYLSQAGEAFITHCQAGLKNIETGINTALKAAQNSLSKVTLGLTSFNTKLCLSTVLNRFHRCNPNVCLQIFEYPLEDLIQGLQNQTIDLAWMSSPLPKEILQTEVLYEEPLGLVCAATHALAGVADPTWNEIGQYPIVLPHQVSKYGIRSLVEEFFRSHQCPVNTVVEFSGSQSLRLILASSDGVAVLPLSQVETDLRNNVLVAKTFPGQSLVHKAVIATNPRFPLSPEATSLLETIRTLVPLSIC, encoded by the coding sequence TTGAATTTATCTCAACCCACTGTCAGTCAACAAGTTCAAAGATTAGAACGGATGGTGGGAGTAAAATTACTGCATCGTCGCTCTAATAAGGTGTATTTAAGTCAGGCAGGTGAAGCTTTTATTACTCATTGCCAAGCTGGCTTGAAAAATATTGAAACAGGTATAAATACTGCCCTTAAAGCTGCCCAAAACTCTTTAAGTAAAGTGACCTTAGGATTAACTAGCTTTAATACTAAATTGTGTCTTTCAACCGTGTTAAATCGGTTTCATCGATGTAATCCTAATGTGTGCTTACAAATTTTTGAGTATCCGTTGGAAGATCTCATTCAAGGGCTTCAGAATCAGACTATTGATTTAGCTTGGATGTCTTCACCTTTACCCAAGGAGATCCTACAGACAGAGGTATTGTATGAAGAGCCACTAGGTCTGGTCTGCGCTGCAACTCATGCACTCGCTGGAGTAGCAGATCCTACTTGGAATGAGATTGGCCAATATCCAATCGTTCTCCCTCACCAAGTATCAAAATATGGGATTCGCTCCCTTGTGGAGGAGTTCTTTCGTAGCCATCAGTGTCCAGTCAACACGGTTGTCGAGTTTAGTGGTTCCCAATCTTTACGCTTGATTTTGGCCTCTAGTGATGGGGTTGCTGTTCTACCGCTATCGCAGGTTGAAACCGATCTTCGAAACAATGTCTTGGTGGCTAAAACATTTCCTGGACAATCTCTCGTCCATAAAGCAGTGATTGCGACGAATCCTCGATTTCCCTTGAGTCCCGAAGCTACATCACTACTAGAAACGATACGAACTTTAGTGCCGTTATCTATCTGTTAG
- a CDS encoding pentapeptide repeat-containing protein, whose amino-acid sequence MTRPSTPTPNPEEQQNSVSSRSAIEADTSLSKGKEGLSTSMAGLKSTSARFLRSATTSSSLELVTGAATVVLILGLLFHNSWIGLPAAVVVLWLSLRVLWPPLSKGLQEWVSVRNQQLILAGVLSLAGLIGVIQFTGVLPMLLGGRPVNWEAVGALADSFGAIGQILVAFLALFVAWRQYVISKELTEQQNRITQQQTIDAYFQGISDLVINEEGLLEDWPPERAIAEGRTAAILTGLSGEGKAKVIRFLSSSKLLTPLKRDRRLGRAIFDGLGGYEEDLEYGVRVIDLVGMLANVDLSGTDLRRTEMSEANLVHSNLQGCDLGRANLSRCILYGANLSKTDLTRARFFYGEVEQVTPRDRMNPPNFQTGAQTGAVIENADFSKAEGLSEEQRYYCCAWGGKKTRATMPGGCEGIPNKLEGSR is encoded by the coding sequence ATGACACGGCCTTCAACTCCAACCCCAAATCCAGAAGAACAGCAGAATTCAGTATCTTCCCGATCAGCTATTGAAGCTGATACGTCTCTGAGTAAAGGTAAAGAAGGCCTATCGACTTCAATGGCTGGATTGAAGTCAACTTCCGCCCGGTTTTTGCGATCTGCGACAACCTCTTCTTCCCTAGAATTGGTGACTGGAGCGGCCACTGTAGTCTTGATTCTGGGTTTACTATTTCATAATTCATGGATTGGCTTGCCCGCGGCTGTGGTGGTTTTATGGCTGTCGTTAAGGGTGCTGTGGCCTCCCCTGAGTAAAGGGCTACAGGAATGGGTGTCGGTCCGCAATCAGCAACTCATTCTGGCTGGTGTGCTGAGCCTTGCTGGCCTGATTGGAGTGATCCAGTTTACCGGTGTACTGCCAATGTTGCTGGGGGGGCGGCCTGTTAACTGGGAAGCAGTTGGGGCTCTGGCAGACTCTTTTGGGGCAATTGGCCAAATTTTAGTCGCTTTTTTAGCCCTTTTTGTGGCGTGGCGTCAGTATGTCATTTCCAAAGAACTGACTGAACAGCAAAACCGGATTACTCAACAACAAACCATTGATGCCTATTTCCAAGGAATTTCTGATTTGGTGATTAATGAAGAAGGTTTGTTGGAAGATTGGCCCCCGGAGCGAGCGATTGCTGAAGGCCGCACCGCTGCGATTCTGACGGGTCTAAGCGGGGAAGGAAAAGCGAAGGTGATTCGGTTTCTATCCAGTTCTAAATTGTTGACGCCTTTGAAACGCGATCGCAGATTAGGTCGCGCTATTTTTGACGGGTTAGGCGGCTATGAAGAAGACCTGGAATATGGGGTGCGAGTGATTGATTTAGTCGGTATGTTAGCGAATGTCGATTTGTCGGGGACCGACCTACGGCGGACTGAGATGAGTGAAGCCAACCTAGTCCACAGTAATTTGCAGGGGTGTGATTTAGGCCGAGCCAATTTGTCTCGCTGTATTTTGTATGGAGCCAATTTATCGAAGACGGATTTGACTCGGGCCCGATTTTTCTATGGGGAAGTGGAACAGGTAACACCGCGCGATCGCATGAATCCACCCAACTTTCAAACCGGGGCACAAACTGGGGCTGTGATTGAAAATGCCGATTTTTCTAAAGCGGAAGGATTGTCTGAAGAGCAACGGTATTACTGCTGTGCTTGGGGAGGAAAGAAGACGAGGGCAACCATGCCTGGCGGATGTGAAGGGATACCTAATAAGCTTGAGGGCAGTCGTTGA
- a CDS encoding low molecular weight phosphatase family protein: MQTILFLCTGNYYRSRFSEYYFNHLAMQKAFNWRADSRGLALERGHNNVGPISKYARQGLLSCNIQLPDNLRFPLSLTGEDLNKAHQVIAVDETEHRPLMQARFPDWENKIDYWCVHDIDQVIPDNALKQLENHIHDLISRL; this comes from the coding sequence GTGCAAACTATACTGTTTCTCTGCACTGGAAACTACTATCGAAGTCGGTTCTCTGAGTACTATTTCAATCATTTGGCCATGCAAAAGGCTTTTAACTGGCGGGCAGATTCTCGAGGACTGGCATTGGAACGAGGTCACAACAATGTTGGCCCCATCTCCAAATACGCCCGACAGGGATTACTTAGCTGCAACATCCAGCTCCCCGACAATCTCCGCTTTCCCCTATCCCTGACAGGGGAGGATCTCAACAAGGCCCATCAGGTGATTGCCGTTGATGAAACAGAACATCGCCCACTGATGCAAGCACGATTCCCAGACTGGGAAAATAAAATCGACTATTGGTGCGTGCACGATATCGATCAGGTCATTCCAGACAATGCCCTTAAACAATTAGAAAACCATATCCATGATCTGATTTCTAGACTGTAG
- a CDS encoding aminotransferase class V-fold PLP-dependent enzyme, which yields MAWTRRNFLLTAGLGTAAGTLASSNAATADKSSQYQSLKNWREVRAHFNLDPKYIHMAGLLLASHPTPVQSAIDQHRDGLDQNPTHYLYDHRQDLVAEVRRNAAEYLGVQSSDLALTDSTTMGTALVINGLSIRPDQEMLTTTYDYYSTHTSLKYKASRTGATVKEIPLYRDIHTVSEDEMVETLIKGIGPKTRLVTATWVHSSTGLKVPVAKISEQLQQLNQNRSEEDRVLFFVDGVHGLGVEDDALTTLGCDFFVAGTHKWMFAPRGSGFIWGKPETQNAVTPTIPTFTGGAGWGSWMTPGGFKSFEHQWAMAQAFGFHQQIGKKRVTQRLHSLSRQLKIGLSRMKHVKLYTPIDENLSAAIICFDVEGLTPKAVVAKLRTHNIIASTTPYDVSYARLTPGVYNTPDEIDRVLKHIRDLA from the coding sequence ATGGCTTGGACTCGAAGAAACTTCCTACTGACCGCAGGTCTGGGAACAGCTGCAGGCACTCTGGCTAGTTCCAATGCAGCAACCGCTGATAAATCGTCTCAATACCAAAGCCTCAAAAATTGGCGAGAGGTTCGCGCCCACTTCAATTTGGACCCTAAATATATTCACATGGCAGGTTTATTGTTAGCTTCCCATCCAACTCCTGTTCAATCCGCCATTGATCAGCACCGTGATGGTTTAGATCAAAACCCTACCCATTATCTCTATGACCATCGCCAGGATTTAGTGGCAGAGGTAAGACGCAATGCGGCTGAATATTTAGGTGTTCAGTCTAGTGACCTTGCCCTGACAGACAGCACAACCATGGGTACAGCTTTGGTGATTAATGGCCTCAGCATTCGTCCAGATCAGGAGATGTTGACCACCACCTATGACTACTATTCCACCCATACGTCCCTGAAATATAAGGCATCTAGAACTGGGGCAACTGTGAAAGAGATTCCCCTGTATCGGGATATCCACACCGTGTCTGAAGACGAAATGGTCGAGACCTTGATTAAAGGGATTGGTCCGAAAACGCGGCTGGTAACGGCTACCTGGGTCCACTCCAGTACGGGGCTCAAAGTTCCGGTTGCCAAAATTTCGGAACAACTGCAGCAATTGAACCAGAACCGATCAGAGGAGGATCGGGTGTTGTTTTTTGTGGATGGTGTCCATGGCTTAGGGGTAGAAGATGACGCTTTAACTACTCTGGGATGTGATTTCTTCGTTGCGGGCACCCATAAATGGATGTTTGCTCCCCGTGGCTCTGGCTTTATTTGGGGCAAGCCTGAAACCCAGAATGCCGTCACGCCTACGATTCCGACTTTCACCGGTGGAGCAGGCTGGGGTAGTTGGATGACGCCTGGAGGATTTAAATCCTTTGAACACCAGTGGGCAATGGCTCAAGCCTTTGGGTTTCATCAGCAGATCGGTAAAAAACGGGTGACTCAACGCCTGCATTCCCTCAGCCGCCAACTGAAAATAGGGTTATCGAGAATGAAACATGTCAAGCTGTATACGCCCATTGATGAAAACCTATCTGCTGCGATTATCTGTTTTGATGTCGAAGGATTAACGCCCAAGGCTGTTGTTGCGAAGTTGCGCACCCACAATATTATTGCTAGTACAACTCCTTATGATGTGTCCTACGCTCGTTTGACACCAGGTGTCTACAATACCCCTGACGAAATCGATCGAGTGTTGAAACATATCCGTGATTTGGCTTAG
- a CDS encoding DUF4332 domain-containing protein: MPTPSLPSAEPLAQLPGLSPDNLSQLQQCGITTIKKLYTHTQTPNHRQQLAAQMKLHQQYINKWAALADLSLIPGVGTQNCGLLLHAGVGSTVQLAQMPAECLHRQLLRLHVKMLGQNALCPTVAEVTQWIFQARRLARS, encoded by the coding sequence ATGCCTACTCCTTCTCTTCCATCTGCTGAGCCCCTTGCTCAACTGCCTGGCCTGAGTCCTGACAATCTCAGCCAGCTACAGCAATGTGGAATTACAACGATTAAAAAACTCTACACCCATACACAAACGCCTAATCACAGGCAACAGTTAGCAGCCCAAATGAAGCTACATCAACAGTACATCAATAAATGGGCAGCCCTAGCAGACCTCTCCTTAATTCCAGGTGTAGGGACTCAAAACTGCGGTTTACTCCTGCATGCAGGGGTAGGTTCGACAGTACAACTCGCACAAATGCCAGCAGAGTGCCTTCACAGACAACTGCTAAGGTTACACGTAAAGATGTTAGGGCAAAATGCTCTCTGTCCGACGGTGGCTGAGGTAACCCAGTGGATCTTTCAAGCTCGCCGCCTTGCCCGCAGCTAG
- a CDS encoding PAS domain-containing sensor histidine kinase: MKTYKNFAPRTLPQSKPFTSSDYQSLIQIQQSELKACTHLGTQIPKGQRVVTNRQSEDARFAELGKFSTMIVHEVRNPLTTILMSLQSFQNLNLPEIFQLRLDFALDEADRLQRLVNEILLYTKPQKLSASSLDIDALIINCIEGFQAMPSAVDKKLTFIPTPVPVEIQGNSDKLKQVLINLLTNACEASRVGDEINIQLLHQEQSVCIKVHNWGESIPTDQLVTVLQPFYSTKSTGNGLGLPIVKRIVEEHGGHLRINSDPQSGTTVSVELPIGPK; encoded by the coding sequence ATGAAAACATACAAGAACTTTGCACCCCGGACCTTGCCCCAGAGCAAACCTTTCACCAGTAGTGATTATCAGTCTCTGATCCAAATACAACAGTCTGAACTTAAGGCATGTACCCACTTAGGCACTCAAATTCCCAAAGGACAACGAGTGGTGACCAATCGTCAAAGTGAGGATGCGCGCTTCGCTGAGCTAGGCAAGTTCTCAACCATGATTGTGCATGAGGTGCGGAACCCTTTAACGACGATATTGATGAGCCTTCAGTCGTTTCAAAATCTCAACTTACCTGAAATATTTCAACTGCGGTTAGATTTTGCCCTAGATGAAGCGGATCGGTTACAGCGTCTCGTGAATGAGATTTTACTCTATACCAAGCCTCAGAAGTTATCCGCTTCCTCCCTAGACATTGATGCCTTGATCATTAACTGTATAGAAGGTTTTCAAGCCATGCCTTCGGCTGTTGACAAAAAACTTACGTTTATACCCACACCTGTTCCGGTTGAAATCCAGGGAAACTCGGACAAACTTAAGCAAGTGTTGATTAATCTGCTGACCAACGCCTGCGAAGCATCAAGGGTTGGGGACGAAATTAATATTCAGCTTCTGCATCAAGAGCAAAGTGTCTGCATTAAAGTCCACAACTGGGGTGAATCTATCCCTACCGATCAATTAGTCACTGTCCTGCAGCCCTTCTATTCCACCAAGTCCACAGGCAATGGGTTAGGGTTACCTATTGTGAAACGCATCGTTGAAGAACATGGTGGACATTTGCGAATTAACTCTGATCCACAATCTGGAACCACAGTTTCAGTTGAGTTGCCCATCGGCCCTAAATAA
- a CDS encoding response regulator, whose product MDSKQHSILVIDDEERIFDVIEGLLIREGYRLTYAPSGPAAIQQIDSLQPDVILLDVMMPQMDGIDACRQIKANPNWKHIPIIIVTALTSKADLARSLEAGADDFISKPINSLELRARVRSMLRIKIQYDALAATLRLRTLNLFDAFLS is encoded by the coding sequence ATGGATAGCAAACAACATTCCATCCTCGTGATTGATGATGAAGAACGGATCTTTGACGTGATCGAGGGGTTACTCATCCGGGAAGGATACCGACTGACCTATGCTCCCAGCGGCCCAGCGGCCATTCAGCAGATTGATTCCCTGCAGCCCGACGTTATTCTACTCGACGTCATGATGCCTCAAATGGATGGCATCGACGCCTGTCGCCAGATCAAAGCCAACCCCAACTGGAAGCATATTCCCATCATCATTGTTACGGCCCTCACCTCCAAGGCAGATTTGGCCCGTTCATTAGAAGCTGGAGCAGACGATTTTATCTCTAAACCCATCAATAGCCTAGAGCTGCGAGCACGGGTTCGTTCCATGCTACGAATCAAAATTCAGTATGATGCCCTAGCCGCTACCCTTCGCCTGCGAACTCTCAACCTTTTTGATGCCTTTCTGAGCTAG